In one window of Athene noctua chromosome 17, bAthNoc1.hap1.1, whole genome shotgun sequence DNA:
- the UBE2L3 gene encoding ubiquitin-conjugating enzyme E2 L3, translating into MAASRRLMKELEEIRKCGMKNFRNIQVDEANLLTWQGLIVPDNPPYDKGAFRIEINFPAEYPFKPPKITFKTKIYHPNIDEKGQVCLPVISAENWKPATKTDQVIQSLIALVNDPQPEHPLRADLAEEYSKDRKKFCKNAEEFTKKYGEKRPVD; encoded by the exons GAGCTTGAAGAAATCCGCAAATGTGGAATGAAAAACTTCCGTAATATCCAGGTTGATGAAGCTAATTTATTGACCTGGCAAGGGCTTATTGTTCCT GACAATCCTCCATATGATAAAGGAGCCTTCAGAATCGAAATCAACTTCCCAGCAGAATATCCATTCAAACCTCCCAAGataacatttaaaacaaagatCTATCACCCTAACATCGATGAAAAGGGGCAGGTTTGTCTGCCAGTAATTAGTGCTGAAAACTGGAAGCCAGCAACCAAAACTGACCAAG TAATCCAGTCCCTCATAGCACTGGTGAATGATCCACAGCCCGAGCATCCCCTTCGGGCTGACCTAGCTGAAGAATACTCTAAGGACCGTAAAAAATTCTGTAAGAACGCTGAAGAGTTTACAAAGAAATATGGTGAAAAGCGACCAGTGGACTAA
- the YDJC gene encoding carbohydrate deacetylase has product MLQVKLIVTGDDFGYCPRRNQGIVECFLAGAISNVSLLVNGSAAADAAKLARRHNIPIGLHANLSEGSPVCEVLKTNSSLLNEDGFFHGKMGFRTALSKGLLNMSEVKQELKAQVELFRELTGHLPPHMDGHQHIHVLPEVRHVFAEVLEEYGIKYTRVPIEPGLHNCDWIPQSLMDFYLGVEEDSFNTVDVFTRHGIRWPDIYIGLSTMGKNMSVSTIWSAIDAAMAQLPSEAPAAPALRRRTVTIELMVHPGYPSVPPVGGCGEGPDDFSQSWERLHELQTLIKPELQSQYKTRNIQLCSFKDL; this is encoded by the exons ATGCTTCAGGTGAAGCTAATAGTAACTGGAGATGACTTTGGCTATTGTCCTCGGAGAAACCAAGGCATCGTGGAGTGTTTCCTGGCCGGTGCGATATCTAACGTGTCCCTTCTAGTCAACGGAAGTGCTGCAGCAGATGCAGCCAAGCTGGCAAGGAG ACACAACATTCCAATAGGACTGCATGCCAACCTCTCCGAGGGCTCTCCTGTATGTGAGGTGCTTAAGACAAACTCTTCTCTGCTCAATGAAGATGGATTCTTCCACGGGAAAATGGGATTCAGAACAGCTCTATCAAAAGGTCTCCTGAATATGTCAGAG GTGAAGCAGGAGCTAAAAGCCCAGGTGGAGCTGTTCCGTGAGCTGACGGGTCACCTACCTCCTCACATGGACGGGCACCAGCACATCCACGTCCTCCCAG AGGTCAGGCACGTATTTGCAGAGGTGTTAGAGGAATATGGCATTAAGTACACACGTGTCCCAATAGAGCCAGGCCTTCATAACTGTGACTGGATTCCACAGTCCCTGATGGATTTTTATCTGGGAGTAGAAGAAGATTCTTTTAACACAGTCGATGTGTTTACAAGGCATGGAATAAG GTGGCCAGACATTTACATAGGTCTGAGCACCATGGGCAAGAACATGTCCGTCAGTACCATCTGGAGCGCCATCGACGCCGCCATGGCGCAGCTCCCCTCCGAGGCgcctgcagccccggcactgCGGCGCAGGACCGTAACGATTGAACTGATGGTGCACCCGGGGTACCCCAGCGTCCCGCCCGTCGGCGGCTGTGGGGAAGGCCCGGATGATTTCTCTCAGTCCTGGGAGCGCCTCCATGAACTCCAGACGTTAATTAAGCCAGAGCTGCAGAGCCAATACAAAACCAGGAACATTCAGCTTTGTTCGTTTAAAGATCTTTAA